The following are encoded together in the Capsulimonas corticalis genome:
- a CDS encoding SOS response-associated peptidase family protein, with the protein MDTDTDRTIVKNIATIFQARLTKSAVDSALLGGAGAPMLTVFAYKGERWVGAFDWGLIAWGRSEEGQLHSRAETLRANAGNRPLTIRRCVIPMPFFHQRITVDGLGAGTVGKRARVERGDGIFIAAAGIWDEWKSPDGQEVRRTCAIVTTTPNDTMAQIHDRMPVILPAQAWDMWLNPEERSPKAVLSLLQPWSGAPLLITLAEKSKAAPKPPSPQTGDLFGSL; encoded by the coding sequence ATGGATACTGATACCGATCGCACGATCGTAAAGAACATCGCCACGATTTTCCAGGCGCGCCTGACGAAGAGCGCTGTCGATAGTGCGCTGCTCGGCGGCGCCGGCGCGCCGATGCTGACCGTCTTTGCCTATAAAGGCGAGCGATGGGTCGGCGCTTTTGATTGGGGACTGATCGCGTGGGGGCGCTCCGAAGAGGGACAGCTCCATAGCCGGGCAGAAACGCTGCGGGCAAACGCCGGCAATCGCCCGCTGACGATTCGGCGGTGTGTTATCCCTATGCCATTCTTTCATCAGCGCATTACTGTGGACGGTCTGGGCGCGGGAACCGTCGGGAAACGCGCACGCGTCGAGCGCGGCGACGGGATCTTCATCGCGGCGGCCGGGATCTGGGACGAATGGAAGTCTCCCGACGGCCAGGAAGTGCGCCGAACCTGCGCGATCGTGACGACCACGCCGAACGACACGATGGCGCAGATCCACGACCGCATGCCCGTCATCCTGCCGGCGCAGGCATGGGATATGTGGCTCAATCCTGAGGAGCGCTCCCCGAAGGCGGTCCTGTCTCTGTTGCAGCCGTGGTCCGGCGCTCCGCTTCTCATCACCTTAGCGGAGAAGAGCAAGGCGGCGCCGAAGCCT
- a CDS encoding DNA polymerase Y family protein — MIVCFSVPALGVACEQARRPDLAGVPFALITDDGAIFAPSQLAAVRGVRPGQSISAARTFCPALVTLPYDHAAYQNRARLLWDIAAAESSTVEPVTPELFFLLAGRTFVLNDVSAFADAMAAAIGAPVLAGIGASKFSARRAAMLARPGESFTIAAGDELAHLGRVPIAEVAGVDAKSRARLEKLGVRTLGQAAAHNGKMPKDLRIVGGRLAALAMGRDGDRVRAAWPERSEEANTAFEDETEYLPLIDAALLRLSEKIAAKLQSRHEYCRTLSIQVGHARGVADCWERLILPASDAASIHRGARRLLERGRPAAGVLTLRLVAGELGSGSGLQLSLLDEYGAVMPAERDRKTAAALTYIRERWGGGAVITAEAMYEATKRALRTYPLGHQSREAVEVRLQDGTPAAFTGKKTRHTVARVQNSWRETDVFAETPSERQVWRVQTAAGALAELHEAGGAWTLHAMAD, encoded by the coding sequence ATGATCGTTTGTTTTTCTGTTCCCGCTCTGGGCGTCGCTTGCGAACAGGCGCGCCGCCCGGACCTCGCCGGCGTTCCCTTCGCTTTGATTACGGATGACGGCGCGATTTTCGCTCCGTCCCAGCTCGCCGCCGTGCGCGGCGTACGTCCTGGACAGTCGATTTCCGCCGCCCGTACCTTCTGCCCCGCCCTTGTCACCCTGCCCTATGACCATGCCGCCTACCAGAATCGCGCCCGCCTTTTGTGGGATATCGCCGCTGCCGAGAGCAGCACCGTCGAGCCCGTAACCCCCGAACTCTTTTTTTTGCTCGCAGGCAGAACATTTGTTCTGAATGACGTGTCCGCATTCGCGGACGCGATGGCGGCCGCTATCGGGGCGCCGGTGCTCGCCGGAATTGGCGCATCCAAGTTCAGCGCGCGCCGGGCGGCGATGCTGGCGCGCCCTGGCGAGTCCTTCACGATCGCCGCCGGCGATGAGCTCGCGCATCTGGGCCGCGTGCCGATCGCGGAAGTCGCCGGCGTGGATGCAAAGTCCCGCGCGCGCCTCGAAAAGCTGGGTGTGCGCACCCTCGGGCAGGCGGCCGCCCACAACGGAAAGATGCCTAAGGATCTGCGTATCGTCGGCGGACGCCTGGCCGCGCTGGCGATGGGGCGCGACGGGGACCGGGTCCGCGCCGCCTGGCCGGAGCGATCGGAAGAGGCGAACACGGCGTTTGAGGACGAAACGGAGTATCTGCCGCTGATCGACGCCGCGCTGCTGCGTCTCTCGGAGAAGATCGCCGCCAAGCTTCAGTCCCGCCATGAATACTGCCGCACGCTGTCCATCCAGGTTGGGCACGCGCGCGGCGTTGCAGATTGCTGGGAGCGCCTGATCCTGCCCGCCTCCGACGCGGCGTCCATTCACCGCGGCGCGCGGCGCTTGCTGGAGCGCGGTCGCCCGGCAGCAGGCGTTCTGACATTACGCCTTGTCGCGGGCGAGCTGGGATCTGGCTCGGGGCTTCAGCTTTCTCTGCTCGACGAGTACGGCGCCGTGATGCCAGCGGAACGAGACCGCAAGACAGCGGCGGCGCTGACCTACATTCGGGAGCGCTGGGGCGGCGGCGCTGTGATCACGGCGGAGGCCATGTACGAGGCGACGAAGCGCGCGCTGCGCACGTATCCGCTCGGTCACCAGAGCCGCGAGGCGGTCGAGGTGCGCCTGCAAGACGGGACGCCGGCGGCGTTCACGGGGAAGAAGACGCGTCATACCGTCGCGCGCGTGCAGAATAGCTGGCGCGAAACCGACGTCTTCGCGGAGACACCCTCGGAGCGTCAGGTTTGGCGCGTGCAGACGGCCGCCGGCGCGCTGGCGGAGTTGCATGAGGCGGGCGGGGCCTGGACGCTGCACGCCATGGCTGACTAA
- a CDS encoding DNA polymerase III subunit alpha has protein sequence MFAHLHVHTPYSFLDGASSIEDLVRAAASMGMPGIAMTDHDHVSAAVKFTQCCRQYGVKPILGAEVTMEDGTHLTLLAETRAGYANLCRLLTSAYADGGRLTPRLRWSHLPGLSSGLICLSGCIKGRIAGHVARHEYDAAKAMAQRLAGWFGGAFYLELQDDRTPDSARVARELAMLGDAIGVPSVATNNVHYAASAAFAAHDLLRCVRAGVTVRDIHPERPFNNQRWLKNTREMQDLFGWRPDALANTVRIADHCEDVLPGGADITPRFDGDAARELRRLAYEGAKRRYRTITAQALSPTLRGRLEHELSVITTLGYADYILMVRDVVRWARAQGIRATGRGSAADCCVAYCLDLTDVDVIARNLPFARFLKPGKTPDIDMDFPSSRRDEVFEHVVTTYGEENTGVVCTFHTYWARSAVRDIGKALALPADALSFLASHLSHFVHASEIGSAFDTYAELRPHKALREQFQILFTLCASIAGFPRHMGSHSSGVVISRVPLATIAPLTPSARGITQIWTLDKDDAETVGAIKFDILALRMLSAVADAEDDLRESHPDFRYDDIPIDDTATYNMIQSGKAIGAFQFESAAQLALAVTLQPTHFEDLVASVALIRPGPVRGNVVNRFVAARNGYARADVLHTALETALAKTYGCVVFQEQVNDVFQAMTGCSEADADAMRKALTKHTKEGTLDQAGMEFIARARARHPDLRPKTAYMIWKQIEGWAGYGFIEGHAAAFALTGYRTAYLSVHHTAEFFAGIMSEQPMGFYSANTLAAEARRRGVRVLPLDINESGDKCHGDGDEIRLGLRLLSDLRADDIAAILAARDRAPFASLLDFCARLPLRRDALENLILAGAFDALHSERRGLLWALDQTIGAALSYRATGGVQRELALGDAARLATPCSDIDDFSEWERFLWTWRLTGVTAECHVMSHFRERLAARGFITASQAQEANDGAVVRVAGINIRPHRPPTRSGKPVLFSSLEDETDILQLITFGEAIDRCTSVFLLSQAVMVEARVQRKGKGVTLIVQRAAPFRVPRLAQEVSQGYPARPTLPVIAPTEYQVK, from the coding sequence ATGTTTGCACATTTACACGTTCACACTCCGTACAGCTTTCTTGATGGCGCATCGTCGATTGAAGATCTGGTGCGCGCGGCGGCCTCAATGGGGATGCCCGGGATCGCAATGACGGATCACGACCATGTCAGCGCCGCCGTTAAGTTCACGCAGTGCTGTCGCCAGTACGGCGTCAAGCCGATCCTGGGCGCCGAGGTGACGATGGAGGACGGGACGCATCTGACCTTGCTGGCCGAGACGCGCGCCGGCTACGCGAACCTGTGCCGCCTGCTCACCAGCGCCTACGCGGACGGCGGCCGCCTGACGCCGCGCCTGCGCTGGTCGCACCTGCCGGGTCTGTCCTCTGGTCTGATCTGTCTGTCTGGATGCATCAAGGGCAGGATCGCCGGCCACGTGGCGCGGCACGAGTACGACGCGGCGAAGGCGATGGCCCAGCGGCTCGCGGGATGGTTCGGCGGCGCGTTTTATCTTGAGTTACAGGACGATCGCACACCGGATTCGGCGCGGGTGGCCAGGGAGCTTGCGATGCTGGGCGACGCGATTGGAGTTCCCTCCGTCGCAACGAATAACGTTCACTACGCCGCGTCCGCCGCCTTCGCGGCCCACGACCTGCTGCGCTGCGTGCGCGCCGGCGTTACGGTCCGCGACATCCATCCAGAGCGGCCGTTCAATAATCAGCGCTGGCTGAAAAACACGCGGGAGATGCAGGACCTCTTTGGCTGGCGCCCAGACGCGCTGGCGAATACCGTTCGGATTGCCGATCACTGCGAGGATGTCTTGCCGGGTGGCGCGGATATCACGCCGAGATTCGACGGCGACGCCGCGCGCGAACTGCGCCGCCTCGCGTACGAAGGCGCAAAGCGGCGGTACCGAACCATCACCGCGCAGGCGCTCTCCCCTACCCTGCGCGGACGGCTGGAGCATGAACTCTCCGTCATCACGACGCTGGGCTACGCCGACTATATCCTGATGGTCCGCGATGTCGTGCGCTGGGCCCGGGCGCAGGGGATCCGCGCGACGGGGCGCGGATCCGCCGCCGACTGCTGCGTCGCCTACTGCCTCGATCTGACGGATGTGGACGTGATCGCTCGGAACCTTCCCTTCGCGCGGTTCCTGAAGCCCGGCAAGACGCCCGACATCGACATGGACTTCCCCAGCTCGCGGCGGGACGAGGTGTTTGAGCACGTCGTCACGACCTACGGCGAGGAGAACACGGGCGTCGTCTGCACGTTCCATACCTACTGGGCTCGGTCGGCGGTCCGGGATATCGGCAAGGCGCTTGCGCTTCCGGCGGACGCGCTCTCGTTTCTCGCCTCCCACCTTTCCCACTTCGTGCACGCGAGCGAAATTGGATCCGCGTTCGATACGTACGCCGAGCTACGGCCGCACAAGGCGCTTCGGGAGCAGTTCCAAATACTCTTCACCTTGTGCGCCTCGATCGCCGGATTCCCGAGGCATATGGGCAGCCATTCATCGGGCGTCGTCATCAGCCGCGTACCGCTCGCCACCATTGCGCCGCTGACGCCGTCGGCGCGCGGGATCACGCAGATCTGGACGCTCGACAAGGACGACGCCGAAACGGTGGGCGCCATCAAGTTCGACATCCTGGCGCTCCGGATGCTCTCGGCCGTCGCCGACGCCGAGGACGATCTGCGAGAATCGCATCCGGACTTCCGGTATGACGATATTCCCATCGACGACACAGCCACTTACAATATGATCCAGAGCGGGAAAGCGATTGGCGCATTCCAGTTCGAGAGCGCCGCCCAGCTCGCGCTTGCCGTCACGCTCCAACCGACTCACTTCGAGGACCTGGTGGCGTCGGTGGCGCTGATTCGGCCGGGCCCCGTGCGCGGCAACGTCGTCAACCGCTTCGTGGCGGCGAGGAACGGCTATGCGCGCGCCGACGTGCTTCATACCGCACTGGAGACGGCGCTCGCCAAAACGTATGGGTGCGTCGTCTTCCAAGAGCAAGTCAACGACGTCTTCCAGGCGATGACAGGCTGCTCGGAGGCTGACGCGGATGCGATGCGAAAGGCGCTCACCAAGCACACCAAAGAAGGCACACTGGATCAAGCGGGGATGGAGTTCATCGCCCGGGCGCGGGCGCGTCATCCTGATCTCAGGCCGAAGACGGCGTACATGATTTGGAAACAGATCGAAGGCTGGGCAGGATATGGCTTTATCGAGGGTCACGCCGCCGCCTTTGCGCTGACGGGATACCGCACGGCCTATCTCTCCGTCCACCATACTGCCGAGTTCTTCGCGGGAATAATGTCCGAGCAGCCGATGGGCTTCTACAGCGCAAACACCCTGGCCGCCGAAGCGCGCCGGCGCGGCGTGCGGGTTCTACCCCTGGACATCAATGAGAGCGGCGATAAGTGTCACGGCGATGGCGACGAGATCCGTCTGGGCCTGCGCCTTCTCTCTGATCTGCGCGCGGACGATATTGCCGCGATCCTTGCGGCGCGCGACCGCGCGCCGTTCGCGTCGCTGCTTGATTTCTGCGCGCGCCTGCCGCTGCGCCGCGACGCTTTGGAGAACCTGATCCTTGCCGGCGCGTTTGATGCGCTCCACTCCGAGCGGCGCGGTCTGCTCTGGGCGCTCGATCAAACTATCGGCGCCGCGCTCTCTTACCGCGCCACCGGCGGCGTTCAGCGCGAGCTCGCTCTCGGCGACGCCGCGCGGCTCGCCACTCCGTGTTCGGACATCGACGACTTCAGCGAGTGGGAGCGCTTCCTATGGACGTGGAGGCTGACCGGCGTGACGGCGGAGTGCCACGTGATGTCGCATTTCCGCGAGCGCCTGGCGGCGCGCGGCTTCATCACGGCGTCCCAGGCGCAGGAGGCGAATGACGGCGCAGTCGTCCGCGTGGCGGGAATCAACATCCGCCCACACCGGCCGCCGACGCGCTCGGGCAAGCCAGTCCTGTTTTCCAGCCTGGAGGACGAGACAGATATCCTCCAGCTAATCACCTTTGGCGAAGCGATCGACCGGTGCACATCCGTTTTTTTGTTGTCCCAGGCGGTTATGGTCGAGGCGCGTGTGCAGCGTAAAGGAAAGGGCGTCACGCTGATCGTCCAGCGCGCCGCGCCATTCCGCGTTCCGCGCCTGGCGCAGGAAGTGTCCCAGGGATATCCCGCACGGCCTACGCTGCCCGTGATCGCGCCAACGGAGTACCAGGTGAAATGA